Proteins from a genomic interval of Phenylobacterium sp. LH3H17:
- a CDS encoding (2Fe-2S)-binding protein: MAFKLNVNGKSLSADVDGDTPLLWVLRDSLGILGPKYGCGIGQCGACTVHVDGAPVRSCSVPVESVGAGKVVTIEGIGADPVGKKVQAAWSELDVAQCGYCQPGQIMSATALLKGNAKPNDEDIDAAMSGNICRCATYVRIRAAIKQASGQKAQA, translated from the coding sequence ATGGCCTTCAAGCTCAACGTCAACGGCAAGTCGCTGTCGGCCGATGTGGACGGCGACACGCCGCTGCTCTGGGTGCTGCGCGACAGCCTGGGCATCCTGGGGCCCAAGTACGGCTGTGGGATCGGCCAGTGCGGCGCCTGCACCGTGCATGTGGACGGGGCGCCGGTGCGCTCCTGTTCCGTGCCGGTCGAGAGCGTCGGCGCCGGCAAGGTGGTGACCATCGAGGGCATCGGCGCCGACCCGGTGGGCAAGAAGGTGCAGGCCGCCTGGAGCGAGCTGGACGTCGCCCAATGCGGCTACTGCCAGCCCGGCCAGATCATGTCGGCCACCGCCCTGCTGAAGGGCAACGCCAAGCCCAATGACGAGGACATCGACGCCGCCATGAGCGGCAACATCTGTCGCTGCGCCACCTATGTCCGCATCCGGGCCGCTATCAAACAGGCCTCCGGCCAGAAGGCGCAGGCGTAG
- a CDS encoding MoxR family ATPase has protein sequence MTISPTVAVPAASTNHLASVDALIQGLADVGYIASKRIATALYMSVHLQKPILVEGSAGVGKTELALSTATLLGLPLIRMQCYEGLDESKALYEWKYGKQLLYTQILKDRMGEQLSDAKDMDAAMERLHGMGDLFFSEPFLEPRPLMKALREDNGCVLLIDEIDKSDEAFEAFLLEVLSAYQVSIPELGVMVAKTPPLVFLTSNNVRDLGDALKRRCLHLHIPLPDAALERKIVASRVPDIEATLAAQLVDFVQSLRTLDLRKSPSISETVDWARALILLNASSLDGEVVRDTLNVLLKFEQDIAAVEPQIVELIRRPVG, from the coding sequence TTGACCATTTCCCCGACCGTGGCGGTTCCCGCCGCGTCCACCAACCACCTGGCCTCGGTGGACGCCCTGATCCAGGGGCTGGCCGATGTCGGCTACATCGCCTCCAAGCGCATCGCCACGGCGCTCTACATGTCCGTGCACCTGCAGAAGCCCATCCTCGTCGAGGGTTCGGCCGGGGTCGGCAAGACCGAGCTGGCGCTCTCGACGGCCACCCTGCTCGGCCTGCCGCTGATCCGCATGCAGTGCTACGAGGGCCTCGACGAATCCAAGGCCCTGTACGAGTGGAAGTACGGCAAGCAGCTGCTCTACACCCAGATCCTCAAGGACCGGATGGGCGAGCAGCTCTCCGACGCCAAGGACATGGACGCGGCCATGGAGCGGCTGCACGGCATGGGCGACCTGTTCTTCTCCGAGCCCTTCCTGGAGCCGCGGCCGCTGATGAAGGCGCTGCGTGAGGACAACGGTTGCGTCCTGCTGATCGACGAGATCGACAAGTCGGACGAGGCCTTCGAGGCCTTCCTGCTGGAGGTGTTGTCGGCCTATCAGGTCTCCATCCCGGAATTGGGGGTGATGGTCGCCAAGACCCCGCCGCTCGTGTTCCTCACCTCCAACAATGTCCGCGACCTGGGCGACGCCCTGAAGCGCCGCTGCCTGCACCTGCACATCCCCCTGCCCGACGCGGCCCTGGAGCGGAAGATCGTCGCGAGCCGGGTGCCCGATATCGAGGCCACCCTGGCCGCCCAGCTGGTGGACTTCGTCCAGTCCCTGCGGACGCTCGACCTGCGCAAGTCGCCCTCGATCTCCGAGACCGTGGACTGGGCCCGGGCGCTGATCCTGCTCAACGCGTCGAGCCTCGACGGCGAGGTGGTGCGCGACACCCTCAACGTGCTGCTCAAGTTCGAGCAGGACATCGCCGCGGTGGAGCCGCAGATCGTCGAGCTGATCCGCCGCCCGGTGGGCTAG
- a CDS encoding carboxyl transferase domain-containing protein, with protein sequence MKKLLIANRGEIAVRIARTAAEMGIATAAVYSQDDAASLHTRKTDEALALNGSGPAAYLDGAQILAAAQAAGCDAIHPGYGFLSENAAFARACAEAGVIFVGPSPETLELFGDKGAARALATRCDVPILPGTSGGTTLVEAQDFLAGLGEGGAVMVKAVSGGGGRGMRPARSAAELGEAFERCASEAQAAFGDGSLYVEAFMARARHIEVQIVGDGQVVSHLWDRECSLQRQRQKVVEIAPADTLPMETRERLFEAAVVLGRAAHYRNLGTVEFLVEGDRIVFIEANPRLQVEHTVTEEVTGLDLVRIQIEVARGISLADLGLTQAQVPSPRGVAVQARVNLETMSADGSAKPSGGTLSAFEPPSGPGVRVDGFGYAGYRTSARFDSLLAKLIVHARSGGLPVAVAKARRALSEFKIVGAATNIGFLQGLLAHPAVAAGEVHTRFIEEAMGGLAAAGEAPKLYFEGAAGAGQTKRAGAAVDASDPLAVLHHGKAEAVTEDDEEEPEGPAGTQALRAPLQGTVIGLSVAVGDTVLAGQPLFVMEAMKMEHVIAAEVSGVVREINVAEGDTVFEDHPLAFLEPVEIEGGGRVEEEEIDLDFIRPDLAEVLDRHARTLDSARPEATARRRKTNQRTTRENVEDLLDPGSFTEYGSLVVAARRRRNTLDELIAQTPADGMIMGLGSVNGAMFAEDKARVAVMAYDYTVLAGTQGGHNHEKLDRMSEIALRWRVPTVFFTEGGGGRPGDTEGGGFVRGFEFWGRLSGAVPLVGINSGRCFAGNAAILGCCDVIIATKDSALGMGGPAMVEGGGLGVFRPEEIGPIKVMQANGTIDVLAEDEADAVRLAKQYISYFQGPLAEWSCADQRLLRRSIPENRLRVYDIRKVIELIADTGSVLELRPRFGLAMVTAFIRIEGRPVGVFANNPNHIGGAIDSDASDKAARFLQLCEAFDIPVLSLSDTPGNMVGPEAEKTGLIRHCSRLFVIGANLTVPLFSVILRKSYGLGAIAMTGGSYQAAMFCVAWPTGEFGGMGLEGSVKLGYRNELAAIADPAARKAKFDEMVAAAYARGKAMSQATSPSLDDVIDPADTRRWIVSGLKALPPVPARTEKKLRWIDSW encoded by the coding sequence GTGAAGAAGCTTCTGATCGCCAATCGTGGCGAGATCGCCGTCCGGATCGCCCGCACCGCCGCCGAGATGGGGATCGCCACGGCGGCGGTCTATTCGCAGGATGACGCGGCCTCCCTGCACACCCGCAAGACCGACGAGGCCCTGGCGCTCAACGGCTCAGGCCCAGCTGCCTATCTCGACGGCGCCCAGATCCTGGCGGCGGCCCAGGCGGCGGGATGCGACGCCATCCATCCCGGCTACGGCTTCCTGTCGGAGAACGCCGCCTTCGCGCGCGCCTGCGCCGAAGCCGGCGTGATCTTCGTCGGGCCGAGCCCCGAGACCCTGGAGCTGTTCGGCGACAAGGGGGCGGCCCGGGCGCTGGCGACGCGCTGCGACGTGCCGATCCTGCCCGGGACATCGGGCGGCACGACGCTCGTCGAGGCCCAGGACTTCCTGGCCGGACTGGGCGAGGGCGGGGCGGTGATGGTCAAGGCGGTGTCCGGCGGCGGCGGGCGGGGCATGCGTCCGGCCCGGTCGGCGGCGGAACTGGGCGAAGCTTTTGAGCGCTGCGCCTCGGAGGCCCAGGCTGCGTTCGGCGACGGCTCGCTCTATGTCGAGGCCTTCATGGCCCGCGCCCGCCACATCGAGGTGCAGATCGTCGGCGACGGCCAGGTGGTCTCCCACCTCTGGGACCGCGAATGCAGCCTGCAGCGTCAGCGCCAGAAGGTCGTCGAGATCGCCCCGGCCGACACCCTGCCGATGGAGACCCGCGAGCGGCTGTTCGAGGCCGCCGTGGTCCTGGGCCGCGCCGCCCACTACCGAAACCTCGGCACCGTGGAGTTCCTGGTGGAGGGCGATCGCATCGTCTTCATCGAGGCCAATCCACGCCTGCAGGTCGAACACACGGTCACCGAGGAGGTCACGGGCCTCGATCTTGTCCGTATACAGATCGAAGTTGCGCGGGGCATCTCGCTGGCCGACCTGGGCCTGACCCAGGCGCAGGTGCCGAGCCCGCGCGGCGTGGCGGTCCAGGCGCGGGTCAATCTCGAGACCATGTCCGCCGACGGCTCGGCAAAGCCGTCCGGCGGGACGCTCTCGGCCTTCGAGCCGCCCTCGGGGCCGGGGGTCCGGGTCGACGGCTTCGGCTATGCGGGCTACCGCACCAGCGCCCGGTTCGACAGCCTGCTGGCCAAGCTGATCGTCCATGCAAGATCCGGCGGCCTGCCGGTCGCCGTGGCCAAGGCGCGCCGGGCCCTGTCGGAATTCAAGATCGTCGGGGCGGCGACCAATATCGGCTTCCTGCAAGGCCTGCTGGCTCACCCCGCCGTCGCCGCCGGGGAGGTCCATACCCGCTTCATCGAGGAAGCCATGGGCGGGCTCGCGGCGGCGGGCGAGGCGCCCAAACTCTATTTCGAGGGGGCCGCGGGGGCGGGCCAAACCAAGCGCGCCGGGGCGGCGGTGGACGCCAGCGATCCCCTGGCGGTCCTGCACCACGGCAAGGCCGAGGCCGTCACCGAGGATGACGAAGAGGAACCGGAAGGTCCCGCGGGCACCCAGGCCCTGCGCGCGCCGCTCCAGGGCACGGTGATCGGCCTGTCGGTGGCGGTGGGCGACACGGTGCTGGCCGGTCAGCCGCTGTTCGTCATGGAAGCCATGAAGATGGAGCACGTCATCGCCGCCGAGGTCTCCGGCGTGGTGCGCGAAATCAACGTCGCCGAGGGCGACACGGTCTTCGAGGACCATCCCCTGGCCTTCCTGGAGCCCGTGGAGATCGAGGGCGGCGGCCGGGTGGAGGAGGAAGAGATCGACCTCGACTTCATCCGCCCCGACCTCGCCGAGGTGCTGGACCGCCACGCCCGGACCCTGGACTCCGCCCGGCCCGAGGCCACGGCCCGGCGGCGCAAGACCAATCAGCGGACCACCCGGGAGAACGTCGAGGACCTGCTCGATCCCGGCAGCTTCACCGAATACGGTTCCCTGGTGGTGGCCGCACGCCGCCGCCGAAACACCCTGGACGAGCTGATCGCCCAGACCCCCGCCGACGGCATGATCATGGGCCTGGGCTCGGTGAACGGCGCGATGTTCGCCGAGGACAAGGCCCGGGTCGCGGTCATGGCCTATGACTACACGGTGCTGGCCGGCACCCAGGGCGGGCACAATCACGAGAAACTCGACCGGATGAGCGAGATCGCCCTGCGCTGGCGAGTGCCGACCGTGTTCTTCACGGAGGGCGGCGGCGGGCGGCCGGGCGACACCGAGGGCGGCGGCTTCGTCCGCGGCTTCGAGTTCTGGGGCCGGCTCTCCGGCGCCGTGCCTCTGGTGGGGATCAATTCCGGCCGCTGCTTCGCGGGCAACGCCGCCATTCTCGGGTGCTGCGACGTGATCATCGCCACCAAGGACTCGGCCCTGGGCATGGGCGGCCCGGCCATGGTGGAGGGGGGCGGCCTGGGCGTCTTCCGGCCCGAGGAGATCGGCCCGATCAAGGTCATGCAGGCCAACGGCACCATCGACGTCCTGGCGGAGGACGAGGCCGACGCCGTGCGCCTGGCCAAGCAGTACATCTCCTATTTCCAGGGGCCGCTCGCCGAGTGGTCCTGCGCCGACCAGCGCCTGTTGCGCCGCTCGATCCCCGAGAACCGCCTGCGCGTCTACGACATCCGCAAGGTCATCGAACTGATCGCCGACACCGGCTCGGTGCTGGAGCTGCGGCCCAGGTTCGGCCTGGCCATGGTCACCGCCTTCATCCGCATCGAGGGGCGCCCGGTCGGCGTCTTCGCCAACAATCCGAACCATATCGGCGGGGCCATCGATTCCGACGCCTCGGACAAGGCCGCCCGCTTCCTGCAGCTCTGCGAGGCCTTCGACATCCCGGTCCTGTCGCTGTCGGATACGCCGGGCAACATGGTGGGGCCGGAAGCCGAGAAGACCGGCCTGATCCGCCACTGCTCGCGGCTGTTCGTGATCGGGGCCAACCTGACCGTGCCCCTGTTCTCGGTGATCCTGCGCAAGAGCTACGGCCTGGGCGCCATCGCCATGACCGGCGGAAGCTACCAGGCGGCGATGTTCTGCGTGGCCTGGCCGACCGGCGAGTTCGGCGGCATGGGCCTGGAGGGCTCGGTCAAGCTCGGCTACCGCAACGAACTGGCAGCCATCGCCGATCCGGCGGCCAGGAAGGCGAAGTTCGACGAGATGGTCGCCGCCGCCTACGCCCGGGGCAAGGCCATGTCCCAGGCCACCAGTCCGTCCCTCGACGACGTCATCGACCCCGCCGACACCCGCCGCTGGATCGTCTCGGGCCTCAAGGCCCTGCCGCCCGTCCCGGCGCGCACCGAGAAGAAGCTGCGCTGGATCGACAGCTGGTAG
- a CDS encoding alpha/beta fold hydrolase, producing the protein MAARSRLILVLVAGLASLAVTGCKAAAPARDPEAHPGQLVRLADGRRLNLRCTGKGAPTVLLESGFAATSLAWWKVQPKIARTNRVCSYDRAGYGFSDEGPAPRDGAATARDLDHALRRAKIRGPFILVGHSAGGLYVRLLADRRPRDVVGMVLVDTSVEFQEQRFAGAFGPGAGSLAAIRQRAARCLEAAERKALPSDDPALARCTPKPRSGQAADARMAEAVNPANWRTQVSELDSLWTTTSRAVEAGRASFGDMPLIVLTAGDAYDELPEPGRGMVRAFWTGLHQEVAARSSRGVQRPVAKSSHMMMFDQPDAIVAAVAEVSAMAKAPER; encoded by the coding sequence ATGGCCGCCCGCTCCCGCCTGATCCTGGTCCTTGTCGCCGGCCTCGCCAGCCTGGCGGTCACCGGCTGCAAGGCCGCCGCCCCGGCGCGGGACCCGGAGGCCCATCCCGGCCAGCTCGTGCGGTTGGCCGATGGCCGGCGGCTGAATCTGCGCTGTACGGGCAAGGGCGCCCCCACCGTCCTGCTGGAGAGCGGGTTCGCGGCGACCTCGCTCGCCTGGTGGAAGGTCCAGCCGAAGATCGCCCGGACCAATCGCGTCTGTTCCTACGATCGCGCGGGGTACGGCTTCAGCGACGAGGGCCCCGCGCCGCGCGACGGCGCGGCGACGGCGCGGGACCTCGACCACGCCTTAAGGCGCGCCAAGATCCGCGGTCCCTTCATCCTGGTCGGCCACTCCGCCGGCGGCCTCTATGTGCGCCTGCTCGCCGATCGCCGACCGCGCGACGTGGTGGGCATGGTGCTGGTCGACACCTCCGTCGAGTTCCAGGAGCAGAGGTTCGCAGGGGCCTTCGGGCCCGGCGCGGGCAGTCTGGCCGCCATCCGCCAGCGCGCCGCCCGTTGCCTGGAGGCCGCCGAGCGCAAAGCCCTGCCGTCAGATGATCCCGCCTTGGCTCGCTGCACGCCCAAGCCCCGGAGCGGACAAGCCGCTGACGCACGCATGGCCGAGGCGGTGAACCCGGCCAACTGGCGCACCCAGGTATCGGAGCTCGACAGCCTGTGGACCACGACCTCGCGGGCGGTGGAGGCCGGTCGCGCGTCGTTCGGCGACATGCCCCTGATCGTACTGACGGCGGGCGACGCCTATGACGAGCTGCCCGAGCCGGGGCGCGGGATGGTCCGGGCCTTCTGGACGGGCCTGCACCAGGAGGTCGCCGCGCGCTCGTCCCGCGGCGTGCAGCGGCCGGTGGCGAAGTCCTCGCACATGATGATGTTTGACCAGCCCGACGCCATCGTGGCGGCCGTCGCCGAGGTCTCGGCCATGGCGAAGGCCCCGGAGCGATAG
- a CDS encoding VWA domain-containing protein encodes MQDAMEDFFRALRSADVKVSPAEAIDAHRTVATVGFSDRELFKDALCATLAKTADEVVRFDDVFDTFFARDALTPAEPPPNHGDGDPMEGLPPEAAESELTRMIMQGDATGLAQAMEEAAERAQVSQIRLTTQRSRMSRRLLEEMGLAEIEAIISAARRLEGGGDAADRLEAGKRRLAAEATRYVERQHDLYASGSGKMLREELLARKALNAEGGIDPVDQAMMQALVKKMAKRLADRYSRRRNRARKGHMDIRKTLRKSMPYGGMPFEILWKTEKIDKPSIVCICDVSKSVAAAAQFLLSFLYSLNEVVDRMEAYAFSGRLISVNDILDDEHVDQAIFQVLRKIGFQQTDYGKSLEDFCENHLDHVDRHTTVIFLGDGRSNYADPRMDLMATIHKRARSVIWLNPEPESYWSQGDSVMHRYERFCHVAKTCNTLGQLERIIEDVLRTYVPH; translated from the coding sequence ATGCAGGACGCCATGGAGGACTTCTTCCGGGCCCTGCGCTCGGCGGACGTGAAGGTCTCGCCGGCCGAGGCCATCGACGCCCACCGCACGGTGGCGACGGTGGGCTTTTCCGACCGCGAGCTGTTCAAGGACGCGCTCTGCGCCACGCTCGCCAAGACCGCCGACGAGGTGGTCCGGTTCGACGACGTGTTCGACACCTTCTTCGCCCGCGACGCCCTGACGCCGGCCGAGCCGCCGCCCAATCATGGCGACGGCGACCCGATGGAAGGCCTGCCGCCGGAAGCCGCGGAGTCCGAGCTGACCCGCATGATCATGCAGGGCGACGCCACGGGCCTGGCCCAGGCCATGGAGGAGGCCGCCGAGCGCGCCCAGGTCTCGCAGATCCGGCTGACCACCCAGCGCTCGCGGATGAGCCGGCGGCTGCTGGAAGAGATGGGCCTGGCCGAGATCGAGGCGATCATCTCCGCGGCCCGGCGCCTGGAAGGCGGCGGCGACGCCGCCGACCGGCTGGAAGCCGGCAAGCGCCGGCTGGCCGCCGAGGCGACACGCTATGTGGAGCGCCAGCACGACCTCTACGCCTCGGGTTCCGGCAAGATGCTGCGCGAGGAGCTGCTGGCGCGGAAGGCGCTGAACGCCGAGGGCGGCATCGATCCGGTCGACCAGGCGATGATGCAGGCCCTGGTCAAGAAGATGGCCAAGCGCCTGGCCGACCGCTATTCGCGCCGCCGCAACCGGGCGCGCAAGGGCCACATGGACATCCGCAAGACCCTGCGGAAATCCATGCCCTATGGCGGCATGCCCTTCGAGATCCTCTGGAAGACCGAGAAGATCGACAAGCCGTCGATCGTCTGCATCTGCGACGTGTCCAAGTCGGTGGCGGCGGCGGCCCAGTTCCTGCTGAGCTTCCTATATTCGCTGAATGAGGTGGTCGATCGTATGGAGGCCTACGCCTTCTCGGGGCGGCTGATCAGCGTCAACGACATCCTCGACGACGAGCATGTGGACCAGGCGATCTTCCAGGTCCTGCGCAAGATCGGCTTCCAGCAGACCGACTACGGCAAGTCGCTGGAGGACTTCTGCGAGAACCACCTGGACCATGTGGACCGCCACACCACGGTGATCTTCCTGGGCGACGGCCGGTCCAACTACGCCGACCCGCGCATGGACCTGATGGCCACGATCCACAAACGCGCCCGCTCAGTGATCTGGCTCAATCCCGAGCCGGAGAGCTACTGGAGCCAGGGCGACAGCGTCATGCACCGCTACGAGCGCTTCTGCCACGTGGCCAAGACCTGCAACACGCTGGGTCAACTGGAGCGGATCATCGAGGACGTGCTGCGGACCTACGTCCCGCACTGA
- a CDS encoding xanthine dehydrogenase family protein molybdopterin-binding subunit — protein MADGTFLPSASRREVLRTSVAAGGGLLLGFSMAGKGAAQTATAKLNTYVSIAPDGAVSIMAKNPEIGQGIKTSLPMIIAEELDVDWSQVKSVQAPSDPALYGRQFAGGSAATPLHWDELRRVGAAGRAMLVAAAAQGWGVPAADCTTASGVVHHKASGRKATYGSLAAKAATLPAPDLKTLILKDPKDYKIIGRSIAQVDTPAIVTGKPLFGIDVVVPGMLFATFEKAPVFGAKVASANLEAAKAVKGVRHAFVVEGGTALDGLLPGVAVVADSWWAARKGRDKLDIKWAEHPTSGQSSAGFAAKAVELSKGAPLRTERNDGDVDGALKGAVKTVEAAYAYPFISHANLEPQNCTAVVKDGKVEIWAPTQNPQPGRELVAKTLGVTNDDVHIHMIRCGGGFGRRLMNDYMVEAAWIAKQVGAPVKLIWTREDDMRHDFYRPAGWHFLQGGVDAKGDIVGWKNHFVSLGENGQFARSAGMAAHEFPARFVPNYRYDLSLMPCGVPTGPLRAPGSNAIAFVVQSFIDELAHAAGADPVAFRLKLLGDKGLVGTLGRDAYDAGRMAGVLKLVAEKSGWGRKLPKGSGLGVGFHFSHLGYFAEVVEVKVADDGAVELVKVWVGCDVGRQIINPFGALNQIEGSVLDGLSGALTQQITIENGAAVQANFNDYPLMRIDAAPPIETHFIKSDNSPTGLGEPALPPVIPALCNAIFAATGKRIRQLPIDTGLLKSV, from the coding sequence ATGGCCGACGGAACCTTCCTCCCCTCCGCCTCTCGGCGCGAAGTCCTCAGGACCAGCGTCGCGGCCGGCGGCGGGCTGCTGCTCGGCTTTTCCATGGCCGGCAAGGGCGCCGCCCAGACTGCCACCGCCAAGCTCAACACCTACGTCTCCATCGCCCCTGACGGCGCCGTGTCGATCATGGCCAAGAACCCCGAGATCGGGCAGGGCATCAAGACCTCGCTGCCGATGATCATCGCCGAGGAACTGGACGTCGACTGGAGCCAGGTGAAGAGCGTCCAGGCGCCCTCCGACCCGGCGCTCTATGGCCGTCAGTTCGCCGGCGGCAGCGCGGCCACCCCGCTGCACTGGGATGAGCTGCGCCGGGTCGGCGCCGCGGGCCGGGCCATGCTCGTGGCCGCCGCGGCCCAGGGCTGGGGCGTGCCCGCCGCCGACTGCACGACCGCTTCGGGCGTGGTGCATCACAAGGCCTCGGGGCGCAAGGCGACTTACGGATCGCTGGCCGCCAAGGCCGCGACCCTGCCGGCGCCGGACCTGAAGACCCTGATCCTCAAGGACCCCAAGGACTACAAGATCATCGGGCGCTCGATCGCCCAGGTCGACACCCCGGCCATCGTCACCGGCAAGCCGCTGTTCGGCATCGACGTGGTCGTGCCCGGCATGCTGTTCGCCACCTTCGAGAAGGCGCCGGTGTTCGGCGCCAAGGTGGCCAGCGCCAACCTTGAGGCCGCCAAGGCGGTCAAGGGCGTGCGCCACGCCTTCGTGGTCGAGGGCGGGACGGCGCTCGACGGCCTGCTGCCGGGCGTGGCGGTGGTGGCCGATAGCTGGTGGGCCGCCCGCAAGGGCCGCGACAAGCTCGACATCAAGTGGGCCGAGCATCCGACCTCGGGCCAGTCCTCGGCGGGGTTCGCGGCCAAGGCCGTGGAGCTGTCCAAGGGCGCGCCGCTGCGCACCGAGCGCAATGACGGCGACGTCGACGGCGCCCTGAAGGGCGCGGTCAAGACGGTGGAGGCGGCCTACGCCTATCCCTTCATCTCCCACGCCAACCTGGAGCCCCAGAACTGCACGGCCGTGGTGAAGGACGGCAAGGTGGAGATCTGGGCGCCGACCCAGAATCCTCAGCCGGGCCGCGAGCTGGTGGCCAAGACGCTCGGCGTAACCAACGACGACGTCCACATCCACATGATCCGTTGTGGCGGGGGCTTCGGCCGGCGGCTGATGAACGACTACATGGTCGAGGCGGCCTGGATCGCCAAGCAGGTCGGCGCGCCGGTGAAGCTGATCTGGACGCGCGAAGACGACATGCGCCACGACTTCTACCGCCCGGCCGGCTGGCACTTCCTGCAGGGCGGCGTCGACGCCAAGGGCGATATCGTCGGCTGGAAGAACCACTTCGTGTCGCTGGGCGAGAACGGCCAGTTCGCCCGATCGGCCGGCATGGCGGCGCACGAGTTCCCCGCCCGCTTCGTCCCCAACTACCGCTACGACCTGTCGCTGATGCCCTGCGGCGTGCCGACCGGGCCGCTTAGGGCGCCGGGCTCCAACGCCATCGCCTTCGTGGTTCAGAGCTTCATCGACGAGCTGGCTCATGCGGCCGGCGCGGACCCCGTGGCCTTCCGCCTCAAGCTGCTGGGCGACAAAGGCCTGGTCGGGACCCTGGGCCGCGACGCCTATGACGCCGGCCGCATGGCCGGGGTGCTGAAGCTGGTCGCCGAGAAGTCCGGCTGGGGCCGCAAGCTGCCGAAGGGCTCGGGCCTGGGCGTCGGCTTCCACTTCAGCCACCTGGGCTACTTCGCCGAGGTCGTGGAGGTGAAGGTGGCCGACGACGGCGCCGTCGAGCTGGTCAAGGTCTGGGTGGGCTGCGACGTGGGCCGCCAGATCATCAATCCCTTCGGGGCGCTGAATCAGATCGAGGGCTCGGTCCTGGACGGGCTCTCCGGGGCCCTGACCCAGCAGATCACGATCGAGAACGGCGCGGCCGTGCAGGCCAATTTCAACGACTATCCGCTGATGCGGATCGACGCCGCGCCGCCGATCGAGACACACTTCATCAAGTCGGACAACTCGCCGACCGGCCTGGGCGAGCCGGCCCTGCCGCCGGTGATTCCGGCCCTGTGCAACGCGATCTTCGCGGCGACGGGGAAGCGCATCCGCCAGCTGCCCATCGACACGGGGCTGCTTAAGAGCGTCTAG